A stretch of the Thunnus thynnus chromosome 7, fThuThy2.1, whole genome shotgun sequence genome encodes the following:
- the LOC137186441 gene encoding cyclin-dependent kinase-like 1 isoform X2: MEKYEKLAKIGEGSYGVVFKCRHRDTGQIVAIKKFVESEDDPVIKKIALREIRMLKQLKHVNLVNLLEVFRRKRRLHLVFEFCEQTVLNELDKHPRGVPEAQLKSIVWQTLQAVNFCHKHNCIHRDVKPENILLTKTGVIKLCDFGFARILTGPEDDYTDYVATRWYRAPELLVGDTQYGPPVDVWALGCVFAELLHGNPLWPGKSDVDQLYLIRKTLGDLIPRHQQVFRSNVFFSGVSIPEPDTTEPLEKRFHGVSPHALQVMKSCLVMDPSLRLSCEELLELPYFQEEGGANWGREGERPGRRHDKGSRRRQAGAQYLPQLPNSNVSPAPDVKKQVKHKYHLPNI; this comes from the exons ATGGAGAAATATGAAAAGCTGGCCAAAATCGGTGAGGGTTCCTACGGCGTGGTGTTcaaatgcagacacagagaTACCGGCCAGATAGTCGCCATCAAGAAGTTTGTGGAATCTGAAGACGACCCTGTCATTAAGAAGATAGCGTTGCGAGAAATACGTATGCTGAAG CAGCTGAAACATGTGAATCTGGTCAACCTGCTGGAGGTCTTCAGGAGGAAAAGACGGCTCCACCTGGTGTTCGAGTTCTGTGAGCAGACGGTCCTCAACGAGCTGGACAAACACCCTCGAGG GGTACCCGAGGCTCAGCTGAAAAGTATCGTGTGGCAGACTCTACAGGCTGTCAACTTCTGTCACAAGCACAAT TGCATCCACCGTGATGTAAAGCCGGAGAACATCCTCCTCACCAAAACCGGAGTCATCAAGCTCTGCGACTTTGGCTTCGCCCGCATTCTGA CGGGACCAGAGGATGACTACACGGACTACGTAGCGACCCGTTGGTACCGGGCCCCCGAGCTACTGGTTGGGGATACTCAGTACGGGCCCCCCGTGGACGTGTGGGCGCTGGGATGTGTCTTCGCTGAGCTGCTCCATGGGAATCCACTCTGGCCCGGGAAGTCTGACGTTGACCAGCTCTACCTCATCCGAAAAACTCTAG GTGACCTGATCCCTCGTCACCAGCAGGTCTTCCGCTCCAATGTTTTCTTCAGTGGAGTCAGTATTCCTGAACCTGACACGACG GAGCCCTTGGAAAAGCGCTTCCATGGAGTGTCACCTCATGCTCTCCAGGTCATGAAG TCATGCCTGGTGATGGACCCTTCTCTCAGGCTGTCCTGTGAAGAGCTGCTGGAGCTGCCTTACTTCCAGGAGGAAGGAGGTGCCAACTGGGGCCGTGAGGGTGAGCGCCCGGGGAGACGACACGACAAAGGCTCCCGACGCAGACAGGCAGGG gCTCAGTACCTGCCTCAGTTACCAAACAGCAACGTCTCACCGGCACCAGACGTCAAGAAGCAGGTGAAGCATAAATATCACCTGCCCAACATCTAA
- the LOC137186435 gene encoding cytochrome P450 2F3-like, which yields MEFSGTLILAGLTFILLWLFSQKNRRQFRLPPGPSSLPIIGNLHQLDKRAPFKTLVKLGESYGPVITVYLGRQRAVVLVGYDAVKEALVDQADDFTGRGPVPLIMKATKGYGLGISNGERWRQLRRFTLTTLRDFGMGRKRMEEWIQEESKHLVARINNTKASPFNPTYFMSCTVSNVICCLVFGQRLSYDDDHFLNLLQIISEVLRFGSSARGQLYNVFPGLMERLPGQHHKMFAKVEEVREYITKKIQEHQDTLDPNSPRDYIDCFLTRLNQEKHIPTTEFHYDNLVSTVFNLYLAGTETTSSTIRFALSVLIKYPKIQENIQQEIDTVIGQRCPCMEDRKSLSFTDAVIHEIQRLMDIVPMSVPHYALRDISFRGYTIPKDTVIIPLLHSVLKEEKHWATPWSFNPQHFLDQNGNFKKNPAFLPFSAGKRSCVGESLARMEIFLFMVSLLQRFTFSCPGGPDSIDLSPEFSGFANVPRRYDIIATPRQS from the exons ATGGAGTTTTCTGGCACGTTGATTTTAGCGGGGctaacctttattttgctttggCTGTTTAGCCAGAAGAATCGTAGACAGTTTCGTTTACCTCCAGGACCCTCTAGCCTGCCTATCATAGGAAACCTGCACCAGCTGGACAAAAGAGCTCCATTTAAAACTCTGGTaaag CTCGGTGAAAGCTACGGCCCTGTGATAACCGTGTACCTGGGCCGTCAGCGAGCTGTGGTTTTGGTAGGATATGATGCTGTAAAGGAAGCACTAGTGGATCAAGCGGATGACTTCACTGGCAGAGGGCCTGTTCCTCTTATTATGAAAGCTACCAAAGGCTATG GTTTGGGGATCAGTAATGGAGAACGCTGGCGGCAGTTGAGACGTTTCACCCTGACAACGCTGAGAGACTTTGGGATGGGACGTAAGAGGATGGAGGAGTGGATCCAGGAAGAGAGCAAACATCTGGTGGCCCGCATCAATAATACCAAAG CCTCACCTTTTAATCCCACGTACTTCATGAGCTGCACCGTGTCCAATGTGATCTGCTGCTTAGTGTTCGGTCAACGCTTAAGCTATGATGACGACCACTTCCTCAACCTGCTGCAGATAATCTCAGAGGTCCTGAGATTCGGCAGCAGTGCCAGGGGTCAG TTGTATAACGTCTTCCCTGGGTTGATGGAACGGCTGCCAGGTCAACACCACAAAATGTTTGCCAAAGTTGAAGAGGTGAGAGAATATATTACGAAAAAGATCCAGGAGCACCAGGACACGTTGGACCCCAACTCCCCCAGAGATTACATCGACTGTTTCCTCACCAGACTAAATCAG GAAAAGCACATTCCCACAACAGAGTTCCACTATGACAACCTGGTGTCAACGGTGTTTAATCTGTACCTGGCAGGAACAGAAACCACCAGCTCCACTATCAGATTTGCATTAAGTGTTCTGATCAAATACCCCAAAATACAAG AGAATATTCAGCAGGAGATTGACACTGTGATTGGACAGCGTTGTCCTTGTATGGAGGACAGGAAGTCCCTTTCGTTCACAGATGCAGTCATCCATGAAATTCAGCGTCTGATGGATATCGTCCCCATGAGCGTCCCTCACTACGCACTACGTGACATCTCTTTCAGGGGTTACACGATTCCCAAG GATACAGTAATTATTCCCTTGTTACACTCTgtgctgaaagaggaaaagcaCTGGGCGACTCCCTGGTCCTTCAACCCTCAGCACTTCTTGGACCAGAATGGCAACTTCAAGAAAAATCCTGCATTTCTGCCATTTTCTGCAg GAAAGAGATCTTGTGTCGGAGAGTCGCTTGCTCGCATGGAGATTTTCCTCTTCATGGTGTCACTTCTGCAGCGCTTCACCTTCTCTTGCCCCGGAGGACCTGACAGCATCGACCTCAGTCCTGAGTTTAGTGGCTTTGCCAACGTGCCTCGCAGGTACGACATCATCGCCACGCCACGGCAGTCATGA
- the LOC137186441 gene encoding cyclin-dependent kinase-like 1 isoform X1: MRTLSDSGQVTATNCPMEKYEKLAKIGEGSYGVVFKCRHRDTGQIVAIKKFVESEDDPVIKKIALREIRMLKQLKHVNLVNLLEVFRRKRRLHLVFEFCEQTVLNELDKHPRGVPEAQLKSIVWQTLQAVNFCHKHNCIHRDVKPENILLTKTGVIKLCDFGFARILTGPEDDYTDYVATRWYRAPELLVGDTQYGPPVDVWALGCVFAELLHGNPLWPGKSDVDQLYLIRKTLGDLIPRHQQVFRSNVFFSGVSIPEPDTTEPLEKRFHGVSPHALQVMKSCLVMDPSLRLSCEELLELPYFQEEGGANWGREGERPGRRHDKGSRRRQAGAQYLPQLPNSNVSPAPDVKKQVKHKYHLPNI, encoded by the exons ATGAGGACCCTTTCAGATTCTGGACAG GTGACAGCTACCAACTGCCCGATGGAGAAATATGAAAAGCTGGCCAAAATCGGTGAGGGTTCCTACGGCGTGGTGTTcaaatgcagacacagagaTACCGGCCAGATAGTCGCCATCAAGAAGTTTGTGGAATCTGAAGACGACCCTGTCATTAAGAAGATAGCGTTGCGAGAAATACGTATGCTGAAG CAGCTGAAACATGTGAATCTGGTCAACCTGCTGGAGGTCTTCAGGAGGAAAAGACGGCTCCACCTGGTGTTCGAGTTCTGTGAGCAGACGGTCCTCAACGAGCTGGACAAACACCCTCGAGG GGTACCCGAGGCTCAGCTGAAAAGTATCGTGTGGCAGACTCTACAGGCTGTCAACTTCTGTCACAAGCACAAT TGCATCCACCGTGATGTAAAGCCGGAGAACATCCTCCTCACCAAAACCGGAGTCATCAAGCTCTGCGACTTTGGCTTCGCCCGCATTCTGA CGGGACCAGAGGATGACTACACGGACTACGTAGCGACCCGTTGGTACCGGGCCCCCGAGCTACTGGTTGGGGATACTCAGTACGGGCCCCCCGTGGACGTGTGGGCGCTGGGATGTGTCTTCGCTGAGCTGCTCCATGGGAATCCACTCTGGCCCGGGAAGTCTGACGTTGACCAGCTCTACCTCATCCGAAAAACTCTAG GTGACCTGATCCCTCGTCACCAGCAGGTCTTCCGCTCCAATGTTTTCTTCAGTGGAGTCAGTATTCCTGAACCTGACACGACG GAGCCCTTGGAAAAGCGCTTCCATGGAGTGTCACCTCATGCTCTCCAGGTCATGAAG TCATGCCTGGTGATGGACCCTTCTCTCAGGCTGTCCTGTGAAGAGCTGCTGGAGCTGCCTTACTTCCAGGAGGAAGGAGGTGCCAACTGGGGCCGTGAGGGTGAGCGCCCGGGGAGACGACACGACAAAGGCTCCCGACGCAGACAGGCAGGG gCTCAGTACCTGCCTCAGTTACCAAACAGCAACGTCTCACCGGCACCAGACGTCAAGAAGCAGGTGAAGCATAAATATCACCTGCCCAACATCTAA